A window of Grus americana isolate bGruAme1 chromosome 15, bGruAme1.mat, whole genome shotgun sequence genomic DNA:
TGGGGACCGAAGGATGCTCCCGGGATGGGCgagaggaggatgtttctggcaCCCGCGGGTGGCGGCGGAGGCTGGATGGGTCCCCTTGCACCCCCGGAGCGGGTCACTGAGCCACCCCCCCATGCTGTGtgccctcccccagcccccggccctgcccttGGGGTGCCGGGCGCTTTCTCCTGGTGAATAGGATGTTTTTCTCCGCCTGCCCGCCCACCACCCCTGCATGCTCGCTTGCTTCAGTCTCGTGGTACGGCAGGCTCCGGGGTACCCGGGGGGGACGGTGACAAGTGACAGCCCCCACTTGGCCCCTCCGTATGGCCTCGCCCCGGCTGGATCTTGCCCCAGGAGTCTGGGTCTCCCGGCTAGCATCCCCCCTCGCCCTGGGGAACCCCGCTGCACCCCGGTTTATGTGGGGTCGGTGGGGCGATGCTGCTCCCCGTGGGATGCCGACGCCAAGGAGCGACCCGTCCGGCTGGGATGGGACGTCCCGGGGCACCGGGGCCGGGTCTGAGCCGTCGcggggacaccggggggggCACGGAGTGAAGGCAGGAGGTGGCACCTGGGACATGCTGCCACGGCCACCGCTCTTCCAGCTGGAAAGCCATCGCCCCGACACCAGTGGCAaccggggggccggggggaccCCTGGGCCGAACCGAGCTGGGTACAGGGCTGGGGTGCCCGCGGGGACTCGGCACGGGAGGGGCTCGGTGGCCGTCCCCAGGGCATTGCCCACCGCCACACCGGCTGCCCACACAGCCCTGGGATGAGCGTGGGCACGGACACGGGCACGGGCACGGACACGGGcacggacacggacacggacacggacacggacacgCTTTCGGTTTGTTTTGCCTTTGTACCGGCCGGGAAGGAACTGCTGCACCACCCGCCTCCTCCGCGCCCTCCTTTGTCCAAAACGCCCCTTTCTGGTCCCAAAATGGCATGAGGACCCTTGTGGCCCTGGAAGGGGGTTTGGGGTACACCGGGAGCCAGGGTGGCACTGCCGGGGCATGGAGCACCCCGGTACAGTGGCAGCCagggtggggggctgcccgcacccccaaacccagcGGTGTCCGTGGGACGGGGTGCTGGGACGCAGGGGCCAGGCGGGGCAATGGCACACGAGGgtctccccatccctgcaggaGACAGCAGCAGTTGGGGGGTACCACCAGCCCCGTGCACCCCCACGGTCCCACGTCACGCGGGcagtcccagcacagccccagccccctctgcacccccccaCGACAGTGCACCCCCACTTCCCCAtgcacccccaccccctgcacccccctcccccggtgTAGCCCTGTATCTCTCCGTATAGCCCCCCCCATGTACCCCACACCCCAGAGCACCTCCAAACCCCCCAATCAGCCCCACACCTCAGTGCACCCCCATATCCCCCCAGTGCATCCCTACACCCCCAATGCACTCCATATCCCCCCAACAACCCCATTTCCCCCCTGCACCCTCACCCTCAGTGTAGCCCATATCTCCCCGACACCCCCATTTTCCCTATCACAACTCCCCCAATgcaccccatgtccccctggCACCCCCACCCCAATTCACCCCATATCTCCCCTTGACACCCCCATTTTCCCCCTCCACCCTCAACCCTCCCGGACCCCACATCTCCCCAGCACCCTCACCCCCAATGCATCCCATATCGCCCCGTCACCCCCATtttccccctgcacccccatgCCCCAATGCACCCCATttcccccctgcaccccataTCCCCCCAGCActccccatctcccccagcacccctatCCCCCAATGCGCCCCAtatcccccagcacccccataTACCCCCActtcccccctgcacccccattCCCCAATGCACGCCAtatcccccccagcacccccatatccccccagcaccgccacttccccctgcaccccatatccccccaggacccccataTCCTCCCAGGACCCCTAtatcccccctgcaccccatatccccccaggacccccataTCCTCCCAGGACCCCTAtatcccccctgcaccccatatccccccagcacccccacttcccccctgcaccccatatcccccagcacccccataTACCCCCActtcccccctgcacccccattCCCCAATGCACGCCATatccccccctgcaccccatatccccccagcacccccatatcccccagcacccccataTACCCCCActtcccccctgcacccccattCCCCAATGCACGCCAtatcccccccagcacccccatatccccccagcacccccacttccccctgcacccccacatccccccagcaccgccacttcccccctgcaccccatatcccccagcacccccatatccccccagcaccgccacttccccctgcaccccatatccccccagcacccccatatccccccagcaccccatatccccccagcacccccacttcccccctgcaccccccgccctccccgctcccccgctCCGGGGctcaggggcggggctttggCCCAGGGCCGTGGCCTCCGGGCAGGCGGGTTCCTCCTGGGGGTGGGGCCGTTCCGGGGGCGGGGAGTACGGGGGCGGGCGGGGCTTCGGCGGCGGAagggggcggggcgaggcggaAGAGGGGCGGGGTTTGGTGGCCGTTTCCGTGGCGGCGGAGGCCGGCGGGGCCTGCTGGGCCCGAGCTGCCGGCGgggcggcaccggcaccgggtACGGCAACGGCACCgcggccggggaggaggagggcggcgggagggggccccgaggggagggagggagggagggagccccGAGGTCGCCCCGAGGTCGCCCCGAGGGGTCTGTGGGTCAGGAGCGGGCCCTGAGGAGGGGAAATGTGGGGTGCgaggggggctggggctcccGGCGAGGGAAGGGTGTAGGAGCAGGAGGGCCTGACTCAGGGAGAGCCGGGCTGTGGGTGCCCCCAGaaaccctgcagcccccccccgggacccttGGTGGCCCCATGGCTTCCCCCAGAGTagctgccagcccctggcaccccggcctggggcagggatgggaaaAGCTGCCGCTCTGCTTGGCGGGGGGAGCTGCTGTCCCCCCTTCCGCTAGAGAAGCAGAGTGAACCGCCGGCTATGGTGCTTGCAGGAGTTTGGGGCGCAGGGCGTGCCTCGTGGAGATGACTGCGGCCTCGTTTCACCCAGTCTCTTGTTGGAGACGCTGCTTGCATCAGTCCACCTCGCTGTAGTCAACCTTCCGTAACATCACCAACAGCCGCTCTCGTCCACGGAGCGTCTCAGGGGGTTGAACTGAGGAGGGAACAAGAAACCCAGAAAAGGTTTTCAAGAACTCCCGGAGAGGGACTTACAGacggcagcaggaggagaagccTGGCGCGGGGCTGTATCTCTCTCCCCGCAGGTAGCACCGGGCTGTAGCCTCTCACCTCTGCAACCTGTTGATGTGGCCACAGAAAGCTGCGGTCAAAGCCACCTgggcctgccaggagctgcaggagccgagcctgtcccttcccagctctggctgAGGTGGAGCAGGGCGGCCGCACGAGCGTGAATGCAGCCTGCGGGGACACGAGCCTCCGAGCCTGCTCCTGGAGAGGGGAGTGTGCCCCGAGGACAGCCATGGAGAAAATGGCCAGGGTCACCACTGCCCTGGGGGGCAACGCCCTCACGGGACGAACCATGTTCTGCCACCTGGACGCCCCCGCCAATGCCATCAGCGTGTGCCGTGATGCCGCCCAGGTGGTGGTGGCTGGCCGCAACATCTTCAAGATCTATTCCATCGAGGAGGACCAATTTGTGGAGAAGCTGAACCTCCGCGTTGGCCGTAAACCCTCCTTGAACTTCAGCTGCGCGGACGTGGTGTGGCACCAGATGGACGAGAACCTGCTGGCCACCGCCGCCACCAACGGCGTGGTCGTCACCTGGAACCTGGGCAAGCCGTCCCGCAACAAGCAGGACCAGCTCTTCACCGAACACAAACGCACAGTCAACAAGGTCTGCTTCCACCCCACCGAGGTCTACATGCTCCTCAGCGGATCCCAGGATGGCTACATGAAATGCTTCGACCTGCGCAAGAAGGACTCTGTCAGCACCTTCTCTGGTAAGAACGCGGGCTGTTGCTTGCCCCCCTACCCTGGTGAGAGGCAGAGGTGGGGGGCTTTgccctttccctgtgcctgggaggagggtTTGCTCAGGGCACAATGTttggagcaggcagggaaggagccaagaggtgttttgctgctttttttggcCACTCAGCAGTGGGCCGGGCCCGCGCAGGAGGTGGAACGTGGGCACGCGTCGCTCCctgcttccctttctctctgggCTGGTGACCCCCATGGCTCCTCCAGTGGAGTTTTTAGCTTTGCTGGCGCTCCGTCCCACCAGATCTCAACTTCTGTCCCCGCTCAGGTCAGTCGGAAAGCGTGCGTGATGTCCAGTTCAGCATCCGGGACTACTTCACCTTCGCCGCCACCTTTGAGAACGGGAATGTGCAGCTGTGGGACATCCGCCGGCCAGATCGCTACGAGAGGATGTTCACAGCGCACAACGGGCCTGTCTTCTGCTGCGACTGGCACCCGGAGGACAGGTGTGTGCGGGGCCGCATCCAGCCAGCTGCCCGGCCTCAGCGGAGGCGAGGGAGGCCCTAAAAACAGGGTTGGGGCCTTTTGGGGGTGGAAAGCAGGGTCTCCGATACCCCGTCCCCTTGTGTTAGGGGCTGGGCTGTAGCTGGAAAGTGGGAGCAATTATTGCtttgaggttttggggggatgccggggtgttttgggtttgttttttgacAAATCGAGGGATCCTGAGGCACTGGGTTGCTAGTGGTGGGGTATAGCAAGCTGCTGTCTTGCCCCCCCATGTCAGGGCAGCCTCTCGCTCTGGTGCTCGGGGAGGGGAGGGCGCTGCGTGCCTGCGCCGGGATGTGACTTGCTTGTGTCTGATCGCAtttccctcctgcctgtccGTGGGGGCGGTTGGGGTGTGTCTAGAAACACTCGTTGTGGTGTGCGGGTCCCTCCTCGCTCCCTGCCGGGCAGCGCTGCGACTCCTCACGAGCTTAGAGAGGCGCTGAAATACATTCGAACTggcctttttcctctctgctgtcccTGGCAAGTGGAAACCAGAAGTGGGGGGAACTGGTCTGGCTAGGAAACCTTGAGATGAGTGTGGCTGTAAAGACGCAGGGCTTTAAACGGGAGCGGGAGGGAGGGGTGTTGCCTGACCCAGTTATTGGAGAGCTGAGGTGTTTGGGTAGCGTATGGGAGGATGTGATTACAgcccggctgcctgcccttggcATGGATGTGGTCACAGGGCAGGAAAGGAGGGGCGAACGGGGAAGGATCCTGGCCCAAGCTGGCATCTCGCCATCTTTCTCCGTCCTTCTCCCAGGGGCTGGCTGGCAACAGGCGGCCGGGATAAGATGGTGAAGGTGTGGGACATGAACACCACGCGGGCGAAAGAGATTTACTGCGTGCAGACCATCGCCTCCGTGGCCCGGGTGAAGTGGCGCCCGGAGTGCAAGCACCACATCGCCACCTGCTCCATGATGGTGGACCACAACATCTATGTCTGGGACGTGCGGCGTCCCTTCATCCCCTCCGCCATGTTCGAGGAGCACAAGGATGTCACCACGGGCATCGTGTGGCGTCACCTCCACGACCCCTATTTCCTCCTGTCGGGTTCCAAGGACAGCACCCTCTACCAGCACATCTTCAAGGATGCCAGCCAGCCTATCGACCGGGCCAACCCCGAGGGACTGTGCTACAGCCTCTACGGAGACCTGGCCTTCGCCGCCAAGGAGAGCCTCATCTCCTCCGACTCCAACCGCAAGCCCTACATCGGGGACCGGCGTCACCCCATCTTTTTCAAGCGTAAGCTGGACCCCACGGAGCAGTTTGAGtacatctcctcctccagcaccctCAGCGTCTTCGAGACGGACGTGGAGAGCGGCAGCATGGACTGGTTTGTGCACACCGCCAAGCAGTACGCGCTGGCCGGCAGGCCCCTGGCCGAGCTCTGCGACCACAACGCCAAGGTGGCCAAGGGCTTGGACCGCAACCAGGTGAGACCTTGGCTTGGAGACTCTCGGTGCAGACCCGGGCTGGTGCCGGGGTTGAAAGGCGCTGTCAGGATGCGGTCTGCCACCCGAGCTGGGTGACAGCTCTCTGTCCGGCTGTGGCCTCTGGCTGTCCCCAGAAGGTGTACCTCCACCTGGCACCAAATCCATAGTGCTGTTGCCTACAACAAGCGCAGATGGTTGCCCAGAAACTTGACCTCCCTGAGagcctgcccagctctctagaTCGGCAGATGATGGGAATTTGCAGGCAGGCGTGTGGCTGCTCTGGGTTTCAGCCTGACGAGGTGTGACTGTGGCTGTGTCTCATACAGGTGGCTCAGACGTGGACGATGCTGCGAATTATCTATTCCAGCCTCAGCACCGTGTCGTCTGCTAACCTCAACCACAGCATGGGGAAAGGCAGCACCGCCCTCCCACTCATGAACAGGTAAGGGATGCCGGAGCCAGAGTGAACGACGCGATTGCTAGGGTGGCTCCGTGAGCAGGAGAGCGGAGACGGTTCCTCGGCCGGGTTGGAGTCGTGAGTGGGAGCAGGGACGGCTCTCCCCCAGCCTCAGGCCACGCTGGTTTGAAGGTTGGCATCGTCTGAACGCAGCCATTCTCCATGTGGGTGTAAGGGGCGAGCAGCCAGCCTGCCCTCGAGCTGTGCAGCCTCGTACACTGCTCCCTTCCgtctgtgaaatgaaatttgAGGCCGTGGTGGGGCTGGTACTATCTTTGCAGTTATTTAATTAGTGGCTGTGAGTAAGGGCTGGGGATGAAGAACCCCTGACTTGCTGCTGGTGTGGAGAGGTCATCTTCTGCTTTTCAAGGGGAGAGGACAGCCCAGCTGTGCCAGTGGCATGCTGGCCCAGGCAGCCCCATCCCATTGCGGGCTGATGAAGCaggaaaacttgtttttcctcttctcgATGACGTATGAAAGTGAGGGGTGAGGACTCCGAATTAGCTGTCAGACCTTGCAGAGCTGGGTTCCCAGGGTGAGTGGCAAATCCTCAAATAACATCAAACAAAGCCCTCCCCTTGACCGAGCTCTGCGTCCAGACGGGTTGCTGTCTGTCACTAACTTAAACAGCAGGCAGCAAGCTGAagagctcagctctgcttgAACCCCGTTCCCTTCCTTTTCCGTCTCGGCGAAGCCTGAGAGTGGTGATGCGTAACAAACAGCAAAGCATCTTGAGCGAGGCAGCTCCTGTTTACCTACGTCTGAGTGAACGTAAATATTAAGAGACAGAGTCAAGAGTCCGTGCTCAGCTCTGAAATCCTTTAGGGAGAGCTTTGCAGGCGCCTTCGCGGTGTGGGCGCAGAGGCGCCAGGCCTGGAGAAGAGGGCTGTGTTAACAATTGCAAtggaactttattttttaaagtcacaaAGTGGGGACAAGCTGACTCCTGTGCTCTCGGCGAAATCACCGTGTCTTGTATTTCACAGTTCAAATTGCAACTGGAGACCTATATCCAGGCCATTTGCTGGCTAGAACGGAAACTGTAATCTTCTCTGACTATTAAATTTGGCTTCTTTCCCAGCTTTAACCTGAAGGACATCCCCTCTGGGCTGGGCAGCGAGTCGAGACTGGACCGCAGCAAAGGAGAAAGCCGCACGGAAAACATCCTCATGGATTCCTCCTCCACCCTGATCAACAACGAGGGTAACGTTTCTGGGGCGGTCCTGCGGCTCTTCCCTCCTCAGCTGTCAATGGCCCCGATTTACGGGATAAATGTACCAGTTTATCCCAAATGGGGGTGATTggacctgctgcagcccccaggcGAAGCATGCCGAGCCCCAGGGCGTTGCAGAAGGACAATTTACCCCCGTGACCCCCACAGCAGGTGCCGGGAACGCGACTGCGGTGGGGAGCTGAGCCATCTGGCTCGGACGCTGCCTGGCACGCTGGGGCAGGGCACGGGATGTGGGTCCAACCGTGTGCCCAAGGCGGGTGAGctgatttctctctccctggGCACGCAGACAACGAGGAGACAGAGGGCAGCGACGTCCCTGCGGACTATCTGCTGGGAGATGTGGAAGCGGACGAGGACGACCTGTATATGATGGACCATGAGAACCCGCACGGTGAGTGTGCGGCCGATGCTGAGGGTGTTGCCTGTCCCAGACACATGGCTGGGTTTTCTCCTGGCCTTCCCTACTCGTTCTTGATGAGAtacctctcctcccagctgaaGAGCAGGAATACAGCCTTCCCCAAGAAGCCTTTCCCTTGCGCCATGAAATCGTGGACAACCCATCTGCCTTGGACCACCTGCAAGACAAGGCTGACTCTCCTCACGTCAGCGGCAACGAGGCCGAGACGGTGTCACTGACACCCGTGGAGTCCTTCTccctcatctccatctcccactCGCTCTACGAGAACCGCCTGCCCTCCGACTTCTTCAATCCCATCGTGCGGGACACGCTCCTCTTCTACGCAGAGCAGGGTGACGTGCAGACGGCCGTGTCCGTCCTCATCGTGCTGGGAGACCGCATCCGCAAGGAGATCGATGAGCAGACCCAGGTAGAGCCTGGAAAACTCCTTCCTGACCACGTAGGGGCTGGTGCAGATGCAGTAGGACACTTGGTGGGACCCAGAGGTGGTGTATCCCAACGTGATGGGATCCCGTCTGGGGTCTGGGcacctcccttctcctccagcctctTCGGGGCCTGCCATAACCCAGAGTGGGCAACTCCAGGACCCCTGGAACCCGGCTGGCTGCCCTACCACCAGTTCTGGCAGGGACCTGATGTGGTGTCCGCAGGGCCAGGGTGGGGAAGTGGCCTTGGCCTGTTGATCTGGGGAATGACGCCTCttgcccagccctgcagagcagttcctctgctgcagggaTCTCGCCTTTGGCACGCGGGGCTGGGATCCCAAGGTGGGGGCAATTTCAGAGGGGCTCAGCGGTCTGCATCCGTCCCCAGGAGCACTGGTACACATCCTACATCGACCTGCTGCAGCGCTTCCAGCTCTGGAACATCTCCAACGAGGTGATCAAGCTGAGCACGTGCCGCGCCATCAACTGCCTCAACCAGGCCTCCACCACCCTGCACGTCAACTGCAGCAACTGCAAGCGGCCCATGAGCAACAGGGGCTGGATCTGCGACAGGTGAGGGCAGCGCtgcgggcagggagcgggcaggaggacacacgcacacccccccTGCATTCTGGTCACCAAGGGGAGTCCCGGAGGGGCCGCGGGGGCAGGAGGATGGGGTTGGTGCCCCCCAGTTCCCCCTCGTTGCCCCCACCAAGGGTTCTCACGCTCGTCCCCCTTCTCTCCGGCGCAGGTGTCGGCAGTGTGCCAGCATGTGCGCCGTCTGTCACCACGTCGTGAAGGGGCTCTTCGTCTggtgccagggctgcagccacGGCGGCCACCTCCAGCACATCATGAAGTGGCTGGAGACCAGCTCCCACTGCCCCGCCGGCTGCGGCCACCTCTGCGAGTACACCTGAGACCCTCGCTGGCCAGGTGGGGTGGGCAGCgggggggcagggcaggcagggcctcctgcctgcctgtcctgcccGTACCTCtctctttgtatttattttatttttgtgtaaatAGGGGCCTCGTGTGTGCCCCCAGGCCCCTGCCCCGACCTTTTGTACTGGATTAAACCAAAACAGAGCAGCTGAACTGAGACATGCCTCCTGTCTTTGCTTAACCTGGCTGCAGCGGCCCCCGGGGCGGGCTCGGGGCGCCGGTGGGAGCTCGGTCCCGGTCCCGCTGCTCTGCCGGGGGGCTCGGTCCCGCGGTGCCCTGGCCGGCTGTGGGCCCCACCTTCCCTGTGGGCCCCTTTAAGGCGTGGCCACTTTAAGACGTGACCCCTGCCGGGAGCCGTAGCGGCGCGCCCAGCCAATGGCGGCGCGTAGCGTCAGCGCGGGCCGCGGTGCCTGCTGGGAAGCGTAGTCCCCCGGCGGCCCCGGTTCCAGCGCCGGTCCCGTTCCCCGatggcggcggcgcggcggctgctctcgctgctgctgccgctggcCTGGGCTCGGCCTGCGGGCTGCATCGACCCACCGGGTGGCGGCTGGTAAGGGCTGGGTCCCGGTCCCGGTGCCGGTCCCGGTGCCGGTCCCGGTGCCGGTCCCGGTGCCGGTCCCGGTGCCGGTCCCGGTGCCTCCCGTTGCCTCCCGTTGCAGGCTGGCGGGCGCGGTGCCGGAGGAGGAGCGGTGCACCGTGGAGCGGGCCGACGCCTCCCTCACCTACTCCCTCTTCCTGCAGCGGTACGGGCCGGGCGGCCGCTGCcccggggaggggtggggggggtgtgagggGGCACCGGGGCCGGTGGGGAGGGTCAGTCCCCGGTGCTCTGGGCGGGCGAGGACGGGCCCCGGTGCACCGAGCTGGGGGGCAGGCCCCGGGGTCGCGGgggaggctgtggggcaggTCCCGGGGGAAGGTGGTTGGGGCCGGCTCCggtgccccggggctgggggggggtgggggtggggccGGCCCCGGGGCGCGACCCGGATGCGGCGCTTTCCCCCAGGTTCGCCTTCTCCCGGCCGGTCATCCTCCGCGGGGTCACGGACAACTCGGTGAGTGCCGGGAGCgggaccggggagggggggatccacggaggggatgggggacacCGGGGCCCCGGGAGGggcggtggcagcagcagcatcccggCCTGGctgttcccccccgcccccaggccTTCCGTGCCCTCTGCACCCGGGAGAAGCTGCTGGCGGCCTTCGGGGCCCGCCCGGTGCGGCTCAGCACGGCCAACACCTACTCCTACCGCAAAGGTGAGggcgggggcagccccccccaaacactccccccccccccccggcgggcAGGGCCTGCCCAGGGGTGCCGGCATggcccccccagctctcccctgcCCGCAGTGGACGTCCCCTTCCAGGAGTACgtggagcagctgctggagccGCAGGATCTGGCCAAGCTGGGCAGCGGTGGGTAGCGCCGTCCCGCTCCGCACGGGCGGCATcctcacacacacccaccccctcACCTTCGTCTTCGCCGGCCTCATCCTCCCCCTTTCCCACCCCCAGACACCCTCTACTTCTTCGGGGACAACAACTTCACCGAGTGGGGCCCCCTCTTCCAGCAGTACGTGCCCCCTCCCTTCGGCATCCCAGGCACCAGCCCTGCCTACAGCTTTGGGATCGCAGGTgggtgctggcgggggggggggcacagggcggggagggggtgtgtgtctccccaccaccccccattCCCACCGCAGGCTCAGGCTCTGGCGTTCCCTTCCACTGGCACGGCCCCAGTTTCTCGGAGGTGATCTTCGGCAGGAAGGTGAGACTtgaggccgggggggggggggcagaggaagACCCGAAGGGGCATCCCCTGGACATGGTGGGATGGAGAAGCctgaggggctggaggggaaatAGGGGtgtcattcccccccccccccccgccgtgtcTTCCAGCGCTGGTTTCTGTACCCGCCGGATAAAACACCCCACTTCCACCCCAACGAGACGACGCTGGCCTGGCTCCACCGCACGTACCCCACACTGCCACGGGCTGAGCGGCCGCTGGAGTGCACCCTCCGCCCCGGGGAGGTGAgtccggcccggccccggcccacGTTACCCTGGGGGTCCCCGCCACCCTCCCTATGGGAGGGGACACCCACGCAGCCCAGCCAGCACCCCGGGGGCTGTGGGAGGACACAGGGTGTAGCCCACGGgacccccccccttcctccccggCAGGTCCTGTACTTCCCCGACCGCTGGTGGCATGCCACGCTCAACCTGGACACCAGCGTCTTCATCTCCACCTTCCTGGGGTAGAGCAGGGAAGGACGAGGCCGTGCCACCATCGTCCCGGCCACAGTGAGAGCGTGCCGGGGTGacagctccagctcctgccagcaaaGGGCAGCGCCAGATTTGCCCGCTCAGCTACTGGTGTTGGGAACAAGTGCCTGAAGATACTCTGGGGTTTATTGgtcttttccctcccctttggATTAAAGTTGTTCTGCCGTAGCGTCTGGTGTATTGCTAAATCCCTGCTGCCACCAgagtgcaggcagggcacaggcaaACCCGCTCCTCATGGGATGGCACCGGGGTCGCAAGGCAGTACAGGGCCTGCCCGCTGCAGAGATCGCCGCTGTGAACCACTCCAGCTCTTTTTCCATGTTtattgctgaatttttttttttttttaatttttacatttttattataattgaCATTGGCAAACTTCCAGAGGGCGCTCAGAAGCCAGGCAGGCTGTCAGCCGACTGAAACGCTGCAATCTCCGTCGGCTGTGGAtttgttggttgttttcttttgtgtgtggtttttggttgggtgggttttttattttgttgttggttggtttttttaaaggaatttcattaaaaggaagaagaacGTTTAACCCAGGCAGTTGTTCACAGGGAACCACGGTCCTGATGGGCGAGGGGACACGTGAGTGAGCCCCTTCCAGCCCGGGGCAGCAGTTTCCCAGGAAAAGCCGGAGGGCAAGTCGGCATCCACAGTGGGAATGTTGGTCTCCCACCCCGGCAAGCGGCTATttacaggagagaggaggacaTGAccctggccaggcaggaggtggaacgagaaggaaacaaatatgTACACAGGGAGGGGACTGGGCCAGACCAGCACCGGGTGCTGGTCCCAGCAAGCTCCTCACGGCACCTCCCTGGAGCAGGACGCAAGCTTTGGGGATTGTCAGCTGCCGTAGCCGAGGGGGACCCTGTTCTCCCGGTGATGAAGACGTCGGTGAGACCTTCCAGGCCACCGCACTGAGCCGGCCTTCTCCAAACCGCTGGGCAGGTCTTCCTCCAAGCGCCACGGTCAACGGGGAGCCGGTGGAGAGGGGAACCCAGGGAGCCTTTGTGCCCACTCGGCCACTGTGGCTTCTCAGGAAGGGGAGATGGCAACGCGCCCTCGCCCAGCGCTGCCGCTGGGCACCCGGAGCGGAGGGGGAACAGCCAGAGAGCGAGTAAGGCATGGTGCCAGCCCGGCGAGAGCCGTCTGTGCCGCCGTGGCTGGAGGGGGGGGCCCAGGCAGGCCAGCGCTGCCCCCCTCGGCCCCTCAGTAATCCTCCACCCAGCCGTTCTCCGAGATGAAGGCGTCTATCACCTCCTTCATGGCGAGGTTGGGGATCAG
This region includes:
- the JMJD8 gene encoding jmjC domain-containing protein 8 isoform X1 produces the protein MAAARRLLSLLLPLAWARPAGCIDPPGGGWLAGAVPEEERCTVERADASLTYSLFLQRFAFSRPVILRGVTDNSAFRALCTREKLLAAFGARPVRLSTANTYSYRKVDVPFQEYVEQLLEPQDLAKLGSDTLYFFGDNNFTEWGPLFQQYVPPPFGIPGTSPAYSFGIAGSGSGVPFHWHGPSFSEVIFGRKRWFLYPPDKTPHFHPNETTLAWLHRTYPTLPRAERPLECTLRPGEVLYFPDRWWHATLNLDTSVFISTFLG
- the JMJD8 gene encoding jmjC domain-containing protein 8 isoform X2, whose product is MAAARRLLSLLLPLAWARPAGCIDPPGGGWLAGAVPEEERCTVERADASLTYSLFLQRFAFSRPVILRGVTDNSAFRALCTREKLLAAFGARPVRLSTANTYSYRKVDVPFQEYVEQLLEPQDLAKLGSDTLYFFGDNNFTEWGPLFQQYVPPPFGIPGTSPAYSFGIAGSGVPFHWHGPSFSEVIFGRKRWFLYPPDKTPHFHPNETTLAWLHRTYPTLPRAERPLECTLRPGEVLYFPDRWWHATLNLDTSVFISTFLG
- the WDR24 gene encoding GATOR complex protein WDR24 — its product is MEKMARVTTALGGNALTGRTMFCHLDAPANAISVCRDAAQVVVAGRNIFKIYSIEEDQFVEKLNLRVGRKPSLNFSCADVVWHQMDENLLATAATNGVVVTWNLGKPSRNKQDQLFTEHKRTVNKVCFHPTEVYMLLSGSQDGYMKCFDLRKKDSVSTFSGQSESVRDVQFSIRDYFTFAATFENGNVQLWDIRRPDRYERMFTAHNGPVFCCDWHPEDRGWLATGGRDKMVKVWDMNTTRAKEIYCVQTIASVARVKWRPECKHHIATCSMMVDHNIYVWDVRRPFIPSAMFEEHKDVTTGIVWRHLHDPYFLLSGSKDSTLYQHIFKDASQPIDRANPEGLCYSLYGDLAFAAKESLISSDSNRKPYIGDRRHPIFFKRKLDPTEQFEYISSSSTLSVFETDVESGSMDWFVHTAKQYALAGRPLAELCDHNAKVAKGLDRNQVAQTWTMLRIIYSSLSTVSSANLNHSMGKGSTALPLMNSFNLKDIPSGLGSESRLDRSKGESRTENILMDSSSTLINNEDNEETEGSDVPADYLLGDVEADEDDLYMMDHENPHAEEQEYSLPQEAFPLRHEIVDNPSALDHLQDKADSPHVSGNEAETVSLTPVESFSLISISHSLYENRLPSDFFNPIVRDTLLFYAEQGDVQTAVSVLIVLGDRIRKEIDEQTQEHWYTSYIDLLQRFQLWNISNEVIKLSTCRAINCLNQASTTLHVNCSNCKRPMSNRGWICDRCRQCASMCAVCHHVVKGLFVWCQGCSHGGHLQHIMKWLETSSHCPAGCGHLCEYT